A part of Camelus bactrianus isolate YW-2024 breed Bactrian camel chromosome 7, ASM4877302v1, whole genome shotgun sequence genomic DNA contains:
- the HOXA1 gene encoding homeobox protein Hox-A1 isoform X2, producing the protein MDNARMSSFLEYPILSGGDSGTCSARAYPSDHGITTFQSCAVSANSCGGDDRFLVGRGVQISPPPHHHHHHHPQPATYQTPGNLGVSYSHSSCGPGYSAQNFGAPYSPYALNQEAEPPRSLSLPCIRDVFSSSDL; encoded by the exons ATGGACAATGCAAGAATGAGCTCCTTCCTGGAATACCCTATCCTCAGCGGTGGCGACTCGGGAACCTGCTCAGCGCGAGCCTACCCTTCCGATCATGGAATTACAACTTTCCAGTCGTGCGCGGTCAGTGCCAACAGCTGTGGCGGCGACGACCGCTTCCTAGTGGGCAGGGGGGTGCAGATCAGCCcgcccccccaccaccaccaccatcaccacccccaGCCGGCCACCTACCAGACTCCCGGGAACCTGGGGGTGTCCTACTCCCACTCGAGTTGTGGTCCAGGCTACAGCGCGCAGAACTTCGGCGCGCCTTACAGCCCCTACGCGTTAAATCAGGAAGCAGAA CCACCAAGAAGCCTGTCGCTCCCCTGCATCAGAGACGTCTTCTCCAGCTCAGACCTTTGA
- the HOXA1 gene encoding homeobox protein Hox-A1 isoform X1, whose product MDNARMSSFLEYPILSGGDSGTCSARAYPSDHGITTFQSCAVSANSCGGDDRFLVGRGVQISPPPHHHHHHHPQPATYQTPGNLGVSYSHSSCGPGYSAQNFGAPYSPYALNQEAEVSGGYPSCAPAVYSGNLSSPMVQHHHHHQGYAGGAVGSPQYIHHSYGQEHQSLALATYNNSLSPLHASHQEACRSPASETSSPAQTFDWMKVKRNPPKTGKVGEYGYVGQPNAVRTNFTTKQLTELEKEFHFNKYLTRARRVEIAASLQLNETQVKIWFQNRRMKQKKREKEGLLHISPATPPGSEEKAEESSEKSSSSPCIPSPGSSTSDTLPTSH is encoded by the exons ATGGACAATGCAAGAATGAGCTCCTTCCTGGAATACCCTATCCTCAGCGGTGGCGACTCGGGAACCTGCTCAGCGCGAGCCTACCCTTCCGATCATGGAATTACAACTTTCCAGTCGTGCGCGGTCAGTGCCAACAGCTGTGGCGGCGACGACCGCTTCCTAGTGGGCAGGGGGGTGCAGATCAGCCcgcccccccaccaccaccaccatcaccacccccaGCCGGCCACCTACCAGACTCCCGGGAACCTGGGGGTGTCCTACTCCCACTCGAGTTGTGGTCCAGGCTACAGCGCGCAGAACTTCGGCGCGCCTTACAGCCCCTACGCGTTAAATCAGGAAGCAGAAGTAAGTGGTGGGTACCCCTCGTGCGCTCCCGCTGTTTACTCTGGAAATCTCTCATCTCCCATGGtccagcatcaccaccaccaccagggtTATGCTGGGGGCGCGGTGGGCTCGCCTCAGTACATTCACCACTCATATGGACAAGAGCACCAGAGCCTGGCCCTGGCCACGTATAATaactccctgtcccctctccacgCCAGCCACCAAGAAGCCTGTCGCTCCCCTGCATCAGAGACGTCTTCTCCAGCTCAGACCTTTGACTGGATGAAAGTCAAAAGAAACCCTCCCAAAACAG GGAAAGTTGGAGAGTACGGCTATGTGGGTCAACCCAATGCAGTGCGTACCAACTTCACCACCAAGCAGCTCACGGAGCTGGAGAAGGAGTTTCACTTCAACAAGTATTTGACGCGCGCCCGCAGGGTGGAGATTGCCGCGTCCCTGCAGCTCAATGAGACCCAGGTGAAGATCTGGTTCCAGAATCGCCGAATGAAGCAGAAGAAGCGAGAGAAGGAGGGCCTCTTGCACATCTCTCCAGCCACTCCACCGGGAAGCGAGGAGAAGGCCGAGGAATCCTCAGAAAAGTCCAGCTCATCACCCTGCATTCCTTCCCCGGGGTCTTCTACCTCAGACACTCTACCTACCTCGCACTGA